AAGCCAAGCAAGCGAGAACATCAGAAATGGTCCAATAACCCAATTTAGAAAAAGGGAAACGCTGAACATTTTCCCTGCTCCTTTGACCTTGGAAAGTTCTTCATACCTGACTTTAGCAAGGGGTGGATACATCATCCACAATAACCCGATAGCTATTGGAAGCGATACAGTATCAATTCGTAACCTATCCAAAATTGTAGATATTTCAGGAAAAATGTAACCTATCCCGACACCTATGACCATTGCAAGAAATATCCAAAGAGTTAAGAATCTATCAAGCAATGGAAGCTTGCTGTTTTCCACAGATGGCATTGTTCCACCTTTTTCTTATTAGAAGAATAAATAAATAAATTTAAATGTATCGATTTGTATACTGATAACTGCAAGGTTAGAATTATGGCATTAGTTGAAGTTATAGGCGTTGACCCGCCTTGTAAAAGATGTACTTCTACACACGAAAATACTGAGAAAGCTGCTTCTCAGCTTAAGAAAGAAGGTCTAGAAATCGAAGTTAAAAAATTAAACATCACTTCACAAGAAGTTATTTCAAAATATGGGATCATTATATCTCCTGCGATCGCGGTGGATGGTCAAGTAAGAATTTCAGGTAGAGTTCCAGATACTTATGAGCTGGTAAAAATTATCAAAGAAGCATTATGATTGCAAAGAAGGATTTTGATGATTGAATCGTAATATTAGAATCCTACGAACAGTCATTTTGGTAGCCTTCATAGCAGCAGTTTTTGCTGCATTAATATATTCCAGAATTAGAGCCTATTCGCTTGCTCCCACCATGAAGCCAGAAAGCTTTATAGATCTGCCGTTATGGTATGTTCCATTCGCTTATATTTGGGATTATATGAGTCATGGATGGATATGTCTTCTTTTTGCGTTCGTTGCAGCTGGGGTAGTATACGAGTTTATCCCAAAAGACATAGTAACCAGATATATGAGCAGTGGTAAGATCACGGGCTATGTATTAGCTGCTTGTATAGCACCCTTTTTTACCGTATGTTCATGTACTATGATCCCACTTTTTTCAGGCTTGCTCTACATAGGCGCCGGAATAGGTCCAGCTATAGCATTTCTGCTTATGGCACCCGCAGCCAACATCCTTACTATTCTTCTAACCGGCGAGATCATTTCTTGGCAAATAGCTATTGTTAGAATATTTGCATCTCTAACCACGGCAGTTATTGCCGGAATAGTTGTCTCCAATACCCCTTGGGGAAAAAGGATCGAGAATAAATACAAAGTAACCAATCCAACACAGAAATCTGTGGCTATCATCAAAGTTCCACTTGATGAGAAACTAATCAATGCTTTAAAATTTTCATGGTTCCTTGGTAAGCAGATTCTTCCATTTTTCTTTGCAGGGTTGGTGGTGGTAGGATATGCGATGCGTTTTCTACCTGGAGACATTGTAGGCAATTATCTAACTGGTTTTCAAGGCATATTAATTGCGTCGGTTATAGGTGGCCCACTTTATACTCCGACTCTCGTTGAGATTGTGTTGGGAAAGGGGCTCCTAGACTTGGGCATGTCCCAAGCTGCGCTCCTCTCATGGCTCATGGGTCAACCGTATGATATTCCAAATATGATGGCTGCTTCGAAAATAATTAGATGGAAATCCGTCCTTACTTATGCACTCATTGCATGGATGGGGAGTGTCATCTTTGGAGTGATTTATGGACTAGTTATAGGAGCAATGTAATTGATTAGATGGTGGAAAAGGAATTATGTGCGTTTCAGAAAAGACATCCGAAAAAGTTCTATTTGTATATTCTGGGTACCAACTAAAATTAAGACTATTAAATCACGCCTTTCAAAATTGTGAAACTCCATTAACATGAAATTAATTTTGGTGATGATGAAGAATGAGTAAGAAACATAAACCATATGTTTTAAGAAAAGGCAAATCAGGTTCATACATTGTAAAAAAGAAGGGGGATAATTCGAAAAATGTCCTAATAATAATTGGCGTATTAATCATAGTTGGTATTTTTTTGTCCTCACTCTTTATCTATAACAATCTAAAATATGAAGAGACTTTGGAAATTCTAAAAGATACTCAATTGTCAAACAGCACAGCATCAAAATCAATAGAGTCTAGTAAAGGCGAGGCTAAAAGTGAACATGAGAATGTAAACCTTCCCTATCCATTGGCCCCAGATTTTACTCTCATAGATATTGATGGAAAGAAGGTTGCCTTGAGCGAACAGAGGGGAAAGATAGTAATTCTGGACTTTATGGGTGCAAAGTGCATTCCGTGTAAGATTCAAGTTGGTGAGCTTGGTGAAGTTTATACAACTTATGGAGATAAGGTAGAGATTTTATCTATCTCGATATATGGAGGGGAAGGGATGGTTGAAGAACTCCACTCTTTCGAAGAATCGTTTAACGTAAGCTGGAGAACAGTGATAGATGATGAAGGGGTTGCGTATAAGTATCAAATAATGGCGCTTCCTACCACCGTGATAATAGATCAGGATGGATATGTGCGCTATCAACATGCTGGCGTTGTTAAGGCATCTACTATAGTTAGAGAGATTAATGATCTTTTAGGAGAATATTGACTTTGGATTATTCTAATATACTGATTAATTTCTCATTTGCTTTTTTAGCTGGAGTATCTTCACTCTTCCATCCATGTGCGTTTGCTCTTCTACCAGGATATACGGCCTACTTGATTGGATCAAAGTCACTTACCCAAGGAATTAAATCAGGTTTAACATTCACTTTAGGCTTAATCACGATACTTGCAATTCTTGGAGCTTTATTATCAACTGTAGGAGGATTCCTGATAGATATCATACCTTGGCTTCAAATCGTCGTAGCATTCGCGATTATATTTTTAGGTTTAGTCCAAATACTAAATTTGAATTTACCATCTCTCTCTCCAAGGATTAGAGTAAAAAAGGGTCTGATGGGGCTTTTCATTTTTGGTTTAGGATTTGGATTAGTCATATCAGGTTGCTCCGCTCCAGTGTTTTTCTCGGTGATTCTATATTCATTCTTAAGCGGGATTCAAAATGGAGTTCTAGCTCTAGCATCCTATGGTCTGGGAATGGGTACCATTACGATGGTTGTGTCAGTTATAACTTTAAGAACGAAAAAATCTATGATGAATAGATTAATCCAATATTCAACTATGATAAATTGGACTATAGGTTTAATCCTCATAATCGTTGGGCTCTATATTCTTTACAATTCTCTACTATTAATTTAATTCACATCACACACAAGCTTAAATTTCAAAAACTCAAGAAAATTGATGATGTAAATGGAGCTGGTTATCTTGTCGAAAGACGTGTCTTTTCGTAGAGATATTTACTTTGCCTTTTTAGGCGCTATGCTTGGCTTTATCGTTTTTGTGATATACGATATCTACGTTGACTTCAACAATCCTATTTGATCTGACTTTCAAAGGTAGATTTTATGCTAAGGTGTTTTTATCATCAATCATATTCTTAATCGTAATCTTACTGGCAAGGATATGGATAAGGCGATTTCAACGTTAATTAATGAGTAAATTTTCTTTAAAGTCATTATTTCGGTTCAGAATAAAAACTATATTAGTATTATGTCAATAGGAAAGATAGAATGATGTTTATTAAAAGTTCTATAAATACTAAAGATTTGACGCCGTTGAAGAGGTTTGAACCCCTGCTCTCCGCAAGAAGAACCGGATTTCCTGAAGCATAACGAACGCGCTAAAACACCATTTGCACTTAAGCGCTAGATTAATCGATATAATAAAATTAATACTCTTTTCCCAGATTGTCCAAGCCTAATGCTTAAGACCTCCGATGATATAGGTTACTACGGTTGATTGAAGTGGACTCTTTCCGCTTATCCAATTAGCTTTAAGGATTACAACCTCATTTACTTCCTCTGTTTGAACTTCTGCCTGTACCTCGCCCTTAACAAGTTTAAGCTTCAAGTTCTTTGACAAATTACTAAATTTCATAAAACTCTCTTTGTTTATTGAAAGCTCAATTTCATCATTTCTAGATGTATCTGTCTCACCATCATCGGTTAATGCTTTTACTTTTATCATTGATTTGCGACCCCTAATGGTCAAAGGAGGCAGAAATATGGCCAATCGAGTGGCTTTCTTCTTCTTAGTGCGCGCGCTCTTCTTACTCTTACTCTTTGAAGGTTTTTTACTCAATTCTAGCGACCTCGCTGTTCTTTATGCTTCAATAGAATTACGTATATGATATAAAAAATTTTGAGATTAAAGAAACTCAAAAAAAAATAAAAAAAGGGGTTAGGATATTTACATGGTTGCTTGTTTTAGCAGATGCTTGGCTACATTGACTTTGTATTTGTTGTCGCTGAGTGGGGATGCTGTACCCAATGCGGCCTCCATTTCAGAAGGAGTACCACTTGGAATTATAGGAGCTACTCCACCAAGTGCAACGGTGGTTCCTTTGCTAGTCGTTGCGGCTGCAACACTTGCTGTGGCAAAGTCTAATACTGCTCTTGGAGCGGATTTAATGAAGGTTCCCTTGCTAGGCTTTTCAGGAATCACAATGTCAGTTATCATCTCTTCTGGCTTTAGGACATTACCCAGTACTACATAGAAATCTTTCATTGCAACGTCTCTAGAACCTGCACCAGTGATTTTAACTGTGGCATTGAGTGCCGTTAGGCAGGGTGCTAAGTCTGATGGTACAACGGCTTGGCATACCTTTTGCTCCATAATCGCATGGTATGCATTACGTCCTCCTGGAGCAAAACAAGATGGTCCACCTTTTCTATAACAATTCCAGGCTGGCCATCGATAGTACCAACATCTAACTTCCTGACATAGATTTCCTCCAACGGTTCCTGCATTTCGAAGTTGTGGCGTGCCTACACTTTTTGCCGCATCTTTCAACATAGGGATCGGTGCTTTTTCAGCTAGATCGGCAA
The Candidatus Bathyarchaeota archaeon genome window above contains:
- a CDS encoding FAD binding domain-containing protein, whose product is MKALAPCKYYEATSIDDATSILKDYEGKAMIYAGGTEILDLMKKRFRPTPEVLVNIKKIPDLNTIEEKSDGLHVGPTVTIADLAEKAPIPMLKDAAKSVGTPQLRNAGTVGGNLCQEVRCWYYRWPAWNCYRKGGPSCFAPGGRNAYHAIMEQKVCQAVVPSDLAPCLTALNATVKITGAGSRDVAMKDFYVVLGNVLKPEEMITDIVIPEKPSKGTFIKSAPRAVLDFATASVAAATTSKGTTVALGGVAPIIPSGTPSEMEAALGTASPLSDNKYKVNVAKHLLKQATM
- a CDS encoding arsenical-resistance protein — protein: MPSVENSKLPLLDRFLTLWIFLAMVIGVGIGYIFPEISTILDRLRIDTVSLPIAIGLLWMMYPPLAKVRYEELSKVKGAGKMFSVSLFLNWVIGPFLMFSLAWLFLPDLPEYRVGIIMIGLARCIAMVLIWNLLAKGDNEYCAILVALNSIFQIALYSFYAYFFITLLSSWVAPTAEVSVIRISIWDIARS
- a CDS encoding permease; this encodes MNRNIRILRTVILVAFIAAVFAALIYSRIRAYSLAPTMKPESFIDLPLWYVPFAYIWDYMSHGWICLLFAFVAAGVVYEFIPKDIVTRYMSSGKITGYVLAACIAPFFTVCSCTMIPLFSGLLYIGAGIGPAIAFLLMAPAANILTILLTGEIISWQIAIVRIFASLTTAVIAGIVVSNTPWGKRIENKYKVTNPTQKSVAIIKVPLDEKLINALKFSWFLGKQILPFFFAGLVVVGYAMRFLPGDIVGNYLTGFQGILIASVIGGPLYTPTLVEIVLGKGLLDLGMSQAALLSWLMGQPYDIPNMMAASKIIRWKSVLTYALIAWMGSVIFGVIYGLVIGAM
- a CDS encoding TlpA family protein disulfide reductase, which gives rise to MSKKHKPYVLRKGKSGSYIVKKKGDNSKNVLIIIGVLIIVGIFLSSLFIYNNLKYEETLEILKDTQLSNSTASKSIESSKGEAKSEHENVNLPYPLAPDFTLIDIDGKKVALSEQRGKIVILDFMGAKCIPCKIQVGELGEVYTTYGDKVEILSISIYGGEGMVEELHSFEESFNVSWRTVIDDEGVAYKYQIMALPTTVIIDQDGYVRYQHAGVVKASTIVREINDLLGEY
- a CDS encoding thioredoxin family protein — protein: MALVEVIGVDPPCKRCTSTHENTEKAASQLKKEGLEIEVKKLNITSQEVISKYGIIISPAIAVDGQVRISGRVPDTYELVKIIKEAL
- a CDS encoding cytochrome c biogenesis CcdA family protein; protein product: MDYSNILINFSFAFLAGVSSLFHPCAFALLPGYTAYLIGSKSLTQGIKSGLTFTLGLITILAILGALLSTVGGFLIDIIPWLQIVVAFAIIFLGLVQILNLNLPSLSPRIRVKKGLMGLFIFGLGFGLVISGCSAPVFFSVILYSFLSGIQNGVLALASYGLGMGTITMVVSVITLRTKKSMMNRLIQYSTMINWTIGLILIIVGLYILYNSLLLI